In the genome of Pelobacter seleniigenes DSM 18267, one region contains:
- a CDS encoding DEAD/DEAH box helicase: protein MAVSDFIKNLISKNEQEKRFELVIDRDGLNFVLPKSEFALCEKGEGSGWLLHQYVCLQMLEEQGFAYRIVNGFTVPSENAVLLEPDIHALLELPPSYQGRFEIKVDGQTGQSAFSVKLIPVLPGGDRVPLYQLKGPCLQLSEKEIFLLSSSELTGLQAVENHHNLSSEDKSEHRNINLVGCLQHSQKEGMQVDLAHFNKLRVVQPDSVGLTATEQSDGSLLLTPSYGTGAAPDDINNRLGQLNGVNDLGTLRIKDQIVVLDEKRLQATQEILTNQRIPKSQVQEFLKAPSAFIDASLVDLDTGFSIRVKGATRFQFMQFGETDASGIDWFQLGCALAENSNVIKEVVVSKEDLAALREKIASAQKQGAEIVTFEGRVIDISDPLTVEKTLTEIESTLNDAQLPHLEENEPIVEKPEAKEERSTVSLDEVTDSSDNLLKIAEVSDFSGQIDFAAYLRQPYPHQDEGIRWMLGLANMGFGKDIQEVGSIQGALLADDMGLGKTYMALVGIGEYYNRIKDKGLTEKPVLIVAPLSLIENWEDEVAKTFAKSPFRDIVVLQSGRDLNKFKISGAQPETRQSLGEQELLDADAIRYALKIGKTYGADRLDMPRRLVLVTYQTLRDYQFSMCRVDWSVVIFDEAQNIKNPNTLQTRAAKGLKAHFKLLATGTPVENSLADFWCLMDTAQPGLLGTWAQFRDQYVRPINQASVEEQAKVRLEVGQQLRLNVGKFMLRRLKEDNLKGLPAKRIYTGVPVDSQDNWSYLPEIASQMQSQQLAKYDEIIESYNSERQASQGRGQALGALMRLRETSLHPSLSDEQGLFSKTSKEAMSILCRSAKLENLVAMLEMIRRRQEKVIIFVMTKKLQRFLKIWFEQIFAVKVNIINGDTKAVASKKDSLTRKGIIENFESQAGFAIIIMSPVAAGVGLTVVGANNVIHLERHWNPAKEAQATDRVYRIGQKKDVNIYLPALHHPTLTSFDVNLDRLLQKKMTLKDAVVTPQAVTAEEMEGLFVQPVN, encoded by the coding sequence ATGGCAGTTTCCGATTTTATCAAAAATCTTATTTCTAAAAATGAGCAAGAGAAACGCTTCGAGTTGGTTATCGACCGCGATGGTCTGAACTTTGTATTGCCTAAGAGCGAGTTCGCACTTTGTGAAAAAGGCGAGGGTAGTGGCTGGTTGCTACATCAGTATGTTTGTTTGCAAATGTTGGAAGAGCAGGGTTTTGCTTATCGTATTGTAAATGGGTTTACTGTTCCTTCTGAGAATGCCGTTCTTCTTGAGCCAGATATTCACGCTCTTCTGGAACTGCCTCCCAGCTATCAGGGCCGTTTCGAAATTAAGGTCGATGGTCAAACCGGGCAAAGTGCTTTTTCTGTGAAGCTTATTCCGGTTTTACCCGGCGGTGATCGGGTTCCTCTCTACCAGTTAAAAGGTCCTTGCCTGCAACTCAGTGAGAAGGAGATTTTCCTTCTTAGTTCATCAGAGTTGACGGGCCTCCAAGCTGTTGAAAATCACCACAATCTTAGTTCGGAGGATAAGTCCGAACATCGAAACATCAACCTAGTTGGTTGCTTACAGCACTCTCAAAAAGAAGGCATGCAGGTTGATCTGGCACATTTTAATAAATTGAGAGTTGTTCAACCTGATAGCGTTGGCCTTACAGCTACGGAGCAGTCTGACGGTAGTCTCTTATTGACTCCCTCCTACGGAACAGGTGCGGCTCCTGATGATATTAACAATCGTCTGGGGCAATTGAATGGTGTAAATGATCTTGGCACATTGCGTATCAAGGATCAGATTGTGGTCCTTGACGAAAAACGCTTGCAAGCGACACAAGAAATATTAACCAATCAGAGAATACCGAAAAGCCAAGTCCAGGAATTTCTCAAGGCTCCTTCAGCCTTTATCGATGCCTCTCTGGTAGATCTTGATACCGGTTTTTCTATCAGGGTTAAAGGGGCAACTCGCTTTCAGTTTATGCAGTTTGGTGAAACCGATGCTTCAGGGATCGATTGGTTTCAACTCGGGTGCGCTCTCGCTGAGAATAGTAATGTGATCAAAGAGGTTGTCGTCAGTAAGGAAGATCTGGCGGCTCTGCGCGAAAAGATAGCTTCAGCTCAGAAGCAGGGAGCTGAAATCGTTACCTTTGAAGGCAGAGTGATAGACATCTCGGACCCCTTAACGGTTGAAAAAACTTTAACTGAAATCGAATCCACGTTAAACGATGCGCAATTACCGCACCTCGAAGAGAATGAACCGATTGTAGAAAAACCAGAAGCTAAAGAAGAGCGGTCGACCGTTTCACTCGATGAAGTTACAGATAGCAGTGACAATCTTTTGAAAATCGCAGAAGTGTCTGATTTTTCTGGCCAGATAGACTTCGCTGCCTATTTACGCCAGCCATATCCCCATCAGGATGAAGGCATTCGATGGATGCTCGGTTTAGCTAATATGGGTTTTGGCAAGGATATTCAAGAGGTTGGAAGCATTCAGGGCGCATTATTGGCTGACGATATGGGTTTGGGGAAAACCTATATGGCTTTGGTCGGCATCGGTGAATATTACAATCGAATAAAAGATAAGGGGTTAACCGAAAAGCCAGTATTGATCGTCGCGCCTCTCAGTCTCATTGAAAATTGGGAAGATGAGGTCGCCAAGACTTTTGCAAAGAGTCCTTTTCGCGACATTGTTGTTCTGCAGTCTGGTCGTGACCTCAATAAATTCAAGATTAGCGGTGCCCAGCCAGAAACCCGGCAAAGTCTAGGTGAGCAGGAACTGCTAGATGCAGATGCCATCCGATATGCATTGAAAATTGGCAAGACTTATGGTGCTGACCGTCTTGATATGCCACGTAGGCTGGTTTTGGTGACCTATCAAACGCTACGTGATTATCAGTTTTCCATGTGTCGAGTTGACTGGAGTGTGGTCATTTTTGATGAGGCTCAGAATATCAAGAATCCCAATACCCTTCAAACTCGTGCCGCCAAAGGTCTTAAAGCACATTTCAAATTGTTGGCGACTGGAACCCCAGTGGAGAACAGTTTAGCCGATTTTTGGTGTTTGATGGATACGGCTCAGCCGGGGTTGCTAGGAACCTGGGCGCAGTTTCGAGACCAATACGTTCGACCAATCAACCAGGCCTCTGTCGAAGAGCAGGCAAAAGTTCGGTTGGAGGTTGGTCAACAACTGCGGCTGAATGTCGGCAAATTCATGTTGAGACGTCTTAAAGAAGACAACTTAAAAGGTTTGCCTGCCAAGAGAATTTACACCGGTGTGCCAGTTGATTCTCAGGATAATTGGTCCTATTTGCCAGAGATTGCCAGCCAGATGCAATCCCAGCAACTAGCAAAATACGATGAAATTATAGAGAGCTACAATAGCGAACGACAAGCAAGTCAGGGACGTGGTCAAGCGCTTGGTGCACTAATGCGGCTCAGAGAAACTTCATTGCACCCCAGTCTAAGCGATGAACAAGGGTTGTTTTCCAAAACCAGCAAAGAAGCGATGAGTATCCTCTGTCGTTCAGCCAAATTGGAAAACCTGGTTGCAATGTTGGAAATGATCAGACGGCGACAGGAAAAAGTTATTATTTTTGTGATGACCAAGAAACTGCAAAGGTTTTTGAAGATTTGGTTTGAGCAAATTTTTGCAGTCAAAGTCAACATCATCAACGGTGACACCAAAGCAGTAGCCAGTAAAAAGGATTCGCTTACACGCAAGGGAATTATCGAGAATTTCGAAAGCCAAGCAGGATTTGCAATTATTATCATGTCTCCGGTCGCTGCTGGTGTCGGTTTGACGGTAGTCGGAGCCAATAACGTTATCCACCTAGAGCGACATTGGAACCCTGCCAAAGAAGCCCAAGCAACAGATCGTGTCTACCGAATTGGTCAAAAGAAGGACGTAAATATTTATCTACCTGCGTTGCATCACCCAACACTGACTTCTTTTGATGTCAATCTAGACAGATTGTTGCAGAAGAAAATGACATTGAAAGATGCGGTGGTTACTCCTCAGGCAGTGACTGCTGAAGAAATGGAAGGCCTGTTTGTCCAGCCGGTTAACTGA